From Granulicella sp. WH15, the proteins below share one genomic window:
- a CDS encoding RsmE family RNA methyltransferase: MLLSETEQTTTLLSAVTGASDLSLAIGPEGGWTPEEMNLFTEHHWTHVTLGPRILRAETAAIAAIAIASSQLT, from the coding sequence ATCCTGCTGAGCGAGACCGAGCAGACCACCACCCTCCTCTCGGCTGTCACAGGAGCCAGCGACCTATCGCTGGCCATCGGTCCCGAGGGCGGCTGGACGCCGGAGGAGATGAACCTCTTCACCGAACACCACTGGACCCACGTCACCCTCGGCCCCAGAATCCTCCGCGCCGAGACAGCCGCCATCGCCGCCATAGCCATCGCCAGCTCCCAACTGACTTAG